One window of the Paenibacillus beijingensis genome contains the following:
- the pabA gene encoding aminodeoxychorismate/anthranilate synthase component II has translation MILVIDNYDSFTYNLVQYLGELKEVIVVKRNDEISLEEIEALAPDHILISPGPCSPNEAGISLALIDRFKGKIPIFGVCLGHQSIGQAFGGEVVRAEKLMHGKTSAILHDGRTIFEGIPSPFTATRYHSLIVRRETLPDELEISAETEEGEIMGLRHKHYRIEGVQFHPESIITENGLTMLRNFLAVKSATVV, from the coding sequence ATGATTCTGGTTATCGATAACTATGATTCGTTCACATACAATTTGGTTCAATATTTGGGCGAACTGAAAGAAGTGATTGTGGTCAAGCGCAACGACGAGATCAGCCTGGAGGAAATTGAAGCGCTGGCTCCCGACCATATTTTGATTTCGCCCGGCCCTTGCTCGCCGAACGAGGCGGGGATCAGCCTGGCGCTGATCGACCGGTTTAAAGGAAAAATTCCGATCTTCGGCGTCTGTCTGGGCCACCAATCGATCGGACAGGCGTTCGGAGGCGAAGTGGTGCGCGCCGAGAAGCTGATGCACGGCAAGACGTCGGCCATTCTTCATGACGGCCGCACGATCTTTGAAGGCATTCCATCGCCGTTTACCGCAACGCGCTATCATTCCCTCATCGTTCGGCGCGAGACGCTTCCGGACGAGCTGGAAATTAGCGCCGAGACGGAAGAAGGCGAAATTATGGGACTCCGTCATAAGCATTACCGTATTGAGGGCGTGCAATTTCATCCGGAATCGATTATTACCGAGAACGGTCTGACCATGCTGCGCAACTTCCTGGCGGTCAAATCGGCTACGGTGGTGTAA
- a CDS encoding aminotransferase class IV, which produces MKIGYNGSVVEAGDAKVSVYDHGFLYGIGLFETFRTYGGAPYLLERHLQRLAEGCRQLGIRWFADPAAIRRHLAELMSAHDLSEAYVRLTVSAGDEGLGLPAGDYIRPLQLLMVKPLPAPSAGLYREGRELSLLGTRRNSPEGGVRLKSLHFMNNVIAKRELLQSGAPAGAEGLMLTGEGWLAEGIVSNLFFAAGGVVKTPAVKETGILPGITRRRVLELAEAEGFPVEEGLYRWDELLAADEIWVTNSVQELVPVTKLADRSGMAGRSGNDTDMGAAKSAVVVGAGTIGPMCAKLLEQYRFDTDTDTGAGKARHD; this is translated from the coding sequence ATGAAAATCGGTTACAACGGGTCCGTGGTTGAAGCCGGAGATGCCAAAGTCTCCGTTTACGACCACGGTTTTTTGTACGGAATCGGTTTGTTCGAGACGTTTCGCACCTATGGCGGCGCTCCTTACTTGCTGGAGCGGCATTTGCAGCGTCTGGCGGAAGGCTGCCGGCAGCTCGGAATCCGCTGGTTTGCCGATCCCGCCGCGATCCGCCGCCATCTCGCCGAGCTAATGTCCGCGCACGATCTTTCGGAGGCTTATGTCCGCTTGACGGTATCGGCCGGAGATGAAGGGCTGGGTCTTCCGGCCGGCGATTATATCCGTCCGCTGCAGCTGCTCATGGTTAAGCCGCTGCCGGCGCCGTCCGCCGGACTTTACCGCGAAGGAAGAGAGCTTAGTCTGCTCGGCACCCGCCGCAACTCGCCCGAAGGCGGCGTGCGGCTGAAATCGCTGCACTTTATGAACAACGTGATCGCCAAACGCGAGCTGCTGCAGAGCGGCGCGCCGGCCGGCGCCGAAGGGCTGATGCTGACGGGAGAAGGCTGGCTCGCCGAAGGCATCGTTAGCAATCTGTTCTTCGCCGCCGGCGGCGTCGTGAAGACGCCGGCGGTGAAGGAGACGGGCATTTTGCCCGGTATTACGAGGCGGCGCGTGTTGGAGCTGGCGGAGGCGGAAGGCTTTCCCGTCGAGGAAGGCTTGTACCGCTGGGACGAGCTGCTCGCCGCGGATGAAATATGGGTGACCAACTCCGTGCAGGAGCTGGTCCCGGTTACGAAGCTTGCGGACCGGAGCGGAATGGCGGGCCGCAGCGGTAATGATACGGACATGGGGGCGGCGAAGTCCGCTGTCGTTGTGGGCGCGGGCACGATAGGGCCGATGTGCGCGAAACTGCTCGAGCAATACCGTTTCGACACGGACACGGACACGGGTGCGGGCAAAGCGCGACACGATTGA
- the folP gene encoding dihydropteroate synthase, protein MYVRQTDYEVPRRKYEWADGVRLELGERTLIMGILNATPDSFSDGGRFDTVEKAVLHARRMVEEGADLIDIGGESTRPGSEAVAVEEELRRVIPVVEALRRALPGVPLSIDTYKAETARQSLEAGAHIINDVWGLKGDGRMAAVAAEYGCPVILSHNRHAGDYIDLVGDVVADLKGSIALAKHAGVEEANIWLDPGIGFAKTYEDNLQLMGRLTELSALGYPVLLGTSRKRFIRHTLNLPVDDLVEGTAATVGAGIMQGCQIVRVHDVRAIKRFASMTDAIVYGPAESRKA, encoded by the coding sequence ATGTATGTACGGCAGACGGATTATGAAGTGCCCCGGCGAAAATACGAATGGGCGGACGGCGTCCGGCTGGAGCTCGGAGAGCGGACGTTAATTATGGGCATCCTCAATGCCACGCCGGATTCGTTTTCGGATGGAGGGCGCTTCGATACGGTGGAAAAAGCGGTCCTGCATGCGCGGCGGATGGTGGAGGAAGGCGCGGATCTGATCGATATCGGCGGCGAGTCCACTCGCCCCGGCAGCGAAGCGGTCGCCGTGGAGGAAGAGCTGCGGCGCGTCATTCCGGTCGTCGAGGCGCTGCGAAGAGCGCTTCCCGGCGTTCCGCTCTCGATCGATACGTATAAAGCGGAGACGGCGCGGCAATCGCTCGAGGCAGGCGCCCATATCATAAACGATGTTTGGGGACTAAAGGGCGACGGGCGGATGGCCGCGGTGGCGGCGGAGTACGGCTGCCCGGTTATTTTAAGCCATAACCGTCATGCGGGCGACTATATCGATCTTGTCGGCGATGTCGTTGCGGACCTGAAAGGCAGCATCGCCTTGGCGAAACATGCGGGCGTAGAAGAGGCGAATATTTGGCTCGATCCCGGCATCGGTTTTGCCAAAACTTATGAAGATAATCTTCAATTAATGGGACGACTGACCGAACTGTCGGCGCTCGGGTATCCCGTTCTGCTCGGCACATCCCGCAAACGGTTTATCCGCCATACGCTCAATCTGCCGGTCGACGATCTGGTGGAAGGCACCGCGGCCACGGTCGGGGCGGGCATTATGCAAGGGTGCCAAATCGTCCGCGTCCATGATGTGCGGGCGATCAAGCGGTTCGCGTCGATGACGGACGCGATCGTATACGGACCGGCGGAAAGCCGCAAGGCGTAA
- the folB gene encoding dihydroneopterin aldolase → MDTMTLNGMKFYGYHGVFAEENKLGQQFWVDLVLRMDLEKAAQSDDLNESINYAELHALTKKIVEGPPCKLIEALAGRIASSLLQTYTGIHELTVRVTKPNPPFDIHFDGVVVELRRKRDEHGQIVPV, encoded by the coding sequence ATGGATACGATGACGCTGAACGGGATGAAGTTTTACGGATATCATGGCGTTTTTGCCGAAGAAAACAAGCTGGGCCAGCAGTTTTGGGTCGATCTGGTGCTGCGGATGGATTTGGAGAAAGCGGCGCAAAGCGACGATTTGAACGAGTCGATCAATTACGCCGAGCTGCATGCGTTGACGAAGAAAATTGTCGAAGGACCGCCGTGCAAGCTGATCGAAGCTTTGGCCGGGCGTATTGCATCCTCTTTGCTTCAGACTTATACTGGAATACATGAATTGACGGTTCGCGTTACGAAGCCGAACCCCCCGTTCGACATTCATTTTGACGGGGTTGTCGTCGAATTGCGCAGAAAGCGGGATGAGCATGGACAAATCGTTCCCGTTTAA
- the folK gene encoding 2-amino-4-hydroxy-6-hydroxymethyldihydropteridine diphosphokinase, which produces MDKSFPFKINIPKQLPDSSSAAGAPAGGGESRSSAKSAKPGGAGAAAAYIALGSNLGDRSGMLAEALRRLDASEGVEVTGVSAVYETDPVGYTEQPAFLNMAAALRTTLPPLDLLRLLLAVEQQLGRVRDVRWGPRVIDLDLLLYGAVKMDEEELTLPHPRMMERAFVLVPLADVLAAGHPLQAEVAELALAALREGKEGIVSWNTINWRSGSAPFEN; this is translated from the coding sequence ATGGACAAATCGTTCCCGTTTAAAATAAACATACCAAAGCAGCTGCCGGATTCATCATCCGCGGCAGGCGCTCCTGCGGGCGGCGGTGAAAGCCGGTCTTCCGCAAAGTCCGCCAAACCGGGCGGGGCAGGGGCTGCAGCCGCATATATCGCGCTCGGCTCCAACCTGGGAGACCGCAGCGGCATGCTGGCCGAAGCGCTGCGGCGGCTGGACGCCAGCGAAGGCGTGGAAGTGACCGGCGTCTCCGCCGTCTATGAGACCGATCCGGTCGGCTACACCGAGCAGCCGGCGTTTCTGAACATGGCGGCGGCGCTCCGGACGACGCTTCCGCCACTTGATTTGCTGCGTCTGCTGCTCGCCGTAGAGCAGCAGCTTGGCCGGGTGCGCGACGTGCGGTGGGGACCGCGCGTCATTGATCTCGATCTTTTATTGTACGGCGCAGTGAAGATGGATGAAGAAGAGCTGACGCTTCCGCACCCGAGGATGATGGAACGGGCTTTCGTGCTGGTGCCGCTTGCGGACGTCCTTGCCGCCGGACACCCGCTGCAGGCGGAAGTGGCGGAGCTGGCCCTAGCTGCGCTTCGGGAAGGAAAGGAAGGCATTGTTTCATGGAATACGATCAACTGGCGCAGCGGGTCCGCGCCTTTCGAAAATTAA
- a CDS encoding helix-turn-helix domain-containing protein, whose protein sequence is MEYDQLAQRVRAFRKLKGFTQQELAKRLEVSVAVLGSLERGTRKPEAQLLAQIADALGVDYGELTADDNGGLQTK, encoded by the coding sequence ATGGAATACGATCAACTGGCGCAGCGGGTCCGCGCCTTTCGAAAATTAAAAGGATTCACCCAACAGGAACTGGCGAAGCGGCTCGAAGTATCCGTCGCCGTTCTCGGTTCTCTGGAGCGGGGCACCCGCAAACCGGAAGCGCAGCTGCTCGCGCAAATTGCCGACGCACTCGGCGTCGATTATGGAGAACTGACCGCTGACGATAACGGCGGCCTGCAAACGAAATGA
- the dusB gene encoding tRNA dihydrouridine synthase DusB, with the protein MLKIGNIEMKNNVVLAPMAGVCNPAFRLIAKEFGTGLVCAEMVSDKAILHGNKRTLEMLYVDEREKPLSLQIFGGDRESLVEAARIVDKQTNADIIDINMGCPVPKVTKCDAGARWLLDPNKIYEMVSAVVDAVDKPVTVKMRIGWDSEHIYVVENALAVERAGGQAVSVHGRTREQLYTGKADWDKIKQVKEAVSIPVIGNGDVVTPEDAKRMIEQTGCDGVMIGRGALGNPWMLYRTVHYLTNGELLPEPAPGEKMRIALLHMDRLAALKGESVAVREMRKHLAWYLKGLPGAARVKDSIMEETSRDNMEQILEQYIRSLEDEGVGASSGQQADGSPVH; encoded by the coding sequence ATGCTGAAAATCGGAAACATCGAAATGAAAAATAACGTGGTGCTCGCCCCGATGGCCGGCGTGTGCAACCCCGCCTTCCGCCTGATCGCCAAAGAATTCGGCACCGGGCTCGTTTGCGCCGAGATGGTCAGCGACAAAGCGATCCTGCACGGGAACAAGCGCACGCTTGAGATGCTGTATGTCGACGAGCGGGAGAAGCCGCTCAGCCTGCAAATTTTCGGAGGGGACCGGGAATCGCTTGTCGAGGCGGCGCGCATTGTCGACAAACAGACGAACGCCGACATCATCGATATTAATATGGGCTGTCCGGTGCCGAAAGTGACAAAATGCGACGCCGGCGCCCGCTGGCTGCTCGACCCGAACAAAATCTACGAGATGGTGTCCGCCGTCGTCGACGCCGTCGATAAGCCCGTCACCGTCAAAATGCGGATTGGATGGGACAGCGAGCACATTTACGTCGTTGAGAACGCCCTTGCGGTGGAACGCGCCGGCGGCCAGGCCGTCAGCGTTCACGGCCGTACCCGCGAGCAGCTGTATACGGGCAAGGCGGACTGGGACAAAATAAAGCAGGTCAAGGAAGCGGTTAGCATTCCCGTTATCGGCAACGGGGACGTTGTAACGCCGGAGGACGCCAAGCGGATGATCGAACAGACCGGTTGCGACGGCGTCATGATCGGCAGGGGCGCGCTCGGCAACCCGTGGATGCTGTACCGCACGGTGCATTATTTGACGAACGGGGAGCTGCTGCCGGAACCGGCGCCCGGCGAAAAGATGCGGATCGCCCTGCTGCATATGGACCGCCTCGCAGCCCTCAAAGGCGAGTCCGTAGCTGTACGCGAGATGCGCAAGCATTTGGCGTGGTACCTGAAAGGTCTTCCCGGCGCGGCGCGCGTGAAAGACAGCATTATGGAGGAGACGAGCCGCGATAATATGGAGCAGATTTTGGAGCAGTATATCCGCTCGCTCGAAGACGAGGGTGTCGGCGCCAGCTCCGGCCAGCAAGCAGACGGATCCCCCGTTCATTGA
- the greA gene encoding transcription elongation factor GreA, whose amino-acid sequence MSDKEVILTQDGLKKLEEELENLKSVKRREVAERIKVAIGYGDISENSEYEDAKNEQAFIEGRIITLEKMLRNARIINNDEIDIDTVSIGSIVTVEDVEYGDTMEYAIVGTAESDPLQNKISNESPVGKAILGKKKGTTVEVNVPAGVIQYKIIDIKK is encoded by the coding sequence ATGAGCGATAAAGAAGTGATTCTGACTCAGGACGGTCTCAAGAAACTTGAAGAAGAATTGGAAAATCTCAAATCGGTCAAACGTCGTGAAGTGGCCGAACGGATTAAAGTGGCCATCGGTTACGGTGACATCAGCGAGAACTCCGAATATGAAGACGCCAAGAACGAGCAAGCTTTCATTGAAGGCCGCATCATTACGCTCGAGAAGATGCTCCGCAATGCGCGCATCATCAATAACGACGAGATCGATATCGACACGGTCAGCATCGGCTCCATCGTGACGGTGGAGGATGTCGAATACGGCGATACGATGGAATATGCGATCGTCGGCACGGCCGAGTCGGATCCCCTGCAAAACAAAATCTCGAACGAAAGCCCGGTAGGCAAAGCGATTCTGGGCAAAAAGAAGGGCACCACAGTGGAAGTGAACGTTCCGGCTGGCGTCATTCAATACAAGATTATCGATATCAAAAAGTAA
- the lysS gene encoding lysine--tRNA ligase, with protein MDQENQTLEQEQDLSELLQIRRGKLDELRELGVDPFGGKYERSHTALEITQAYADTSKEDLEVQAIEVSIAGRIMQKRGMGKASFAHIQDLSGKIQIYVRKDTVEENKYKAFTLLDIGDIVGIRGVVFKTNTGEVSVKAKEVEVLTKSLLPLPDKFHGLKDVELRYRQRYVDLITNPDVQQTFITRSRIIQSMRRYLDSHGYLEVETPTLHAIAGGAAAKPFITHHNALDMQLYMRIAIELHLKRLIVGGLEKVYEIGRVYRNEGMSTRHNPEFTMIELYEAYADYKDIMALTENLIAHIAQEVLGTTKIQYQDYEVDLTPSWRRVSMVELVKEATGVDFSAQMSDEEAHRLAKEHKVPVEPHMTFGHIVNAFFETFVEHTLIQPTFVTGHPVAISPLAKKSETDPRFTDRFELFIVAREHANAFSELNDPIDQRQRFESQLVEREQGNDEAHEMDDDFIRALEYGMPPTGGLGIGIDRLIMLLTNAPSIRDVLLFPHMRDEK; from the coding sequence GTGGATCAGGAGAATCAAACACTGGAGCAGGAGCAGGACTTAAGCGAGCTGCTGCAAATCCGGCGCGGCAAATTGGACGAGCTCCGGGAGCTGGGCGTCGACCCGTTCGGCGGCAAGTACGAGCGTTCGCATACAGCGTTAGAAATTACGCAGGCGTACGCGGACACAAGCAAAGAGGATCTGGAAGTGCAGGCGATCGAAGTGAGCATCGCCGGACGGATTATGCAGAAGCGCGGCATGGGTAAGGCGAGCTTTGCCCATATTCAGGACCTGAGCGGCAAAATCCAGATTTACGTCCGCAAAGACACCGTTGAGGAGAACAAATACAAAGCGTTCACTCTGCTTGATATCGGCGATATCGTCGGCATCCGGGGCGTCGTCTTCAAAACGAACACCGGCGAAGTTTCCGTCAAAGCCAAAGAAGTGGAGGTGCTGACGAAATCGCTGCTGCCGCTGCCGGACAAGTTCCACGGGCTTAAAGACGTCGAGCTGCGCTACCGCCAGCGCTACGTCGATCTCATTACGAACCCGGATGTACAGCAGACGTTTATTACCCGTTCCCGCATAATCCAGTCGATGCGCCGTTATCTTGATTCGCACGGTTATTTGGAAGTGGAAACGCCGACGCTGCATGCGATTGCGGGCGGGGCGGCGGCCAAGCCGTTTATTACCCATCACAACGCTTTGGACATGCAGCTGTATATGCGGATTGCTATCGAGCTTCATTTGAAACGGCTCATTGTGGGCGGTTTGGAAAAAGTATATGAAATCGGCCGCGTATACCGCAACGAAGGCATGAGCACACGCCATAATCCGGAATTTACGATGATCGAGCTGTACGAAGCTTATGCCGATTACAAAGACATTATGGCGCTTACGGAAAACTTGATCGCGCATATCGCCCAAGAAGTGCTCGGCACGACCAAAATCCAGTACCAGGATTATGAGGTCGACTTGACGCCGTCGTGGCGGCGGGTGTCCATGGTAGAGCTTGTAAAAGAAGCGACCGGCGTCGACTTCAGCGCCCAAATGAGCGACGAAGAAGCCCACCGTTTGGCCAAAGAGCACAAAGTTCCTGTCGAGCCTCATATGACGTTCGGGCATATCGTGAACGCCTTTTTCGAGACGTTTGTCGAGCATACGCTTATTCAGCCGACTTTCGTGACCGGCCATCCGGTTGCCATTTCGCCGCTTGCGAAAAAGAGCGAGACCGATCCGCGCTTCACCGACCGCTTCGAGCTGTTTATCGTGGCGCGCGAGCATGCCAACGCCTTCTCCGAGCTGAACGATCCTATCGATCAGCGCCAGCGGTTCGAGTCCCAGCTGGTGGAGCGCGAGCAGGGCAACGACGAGGCGCATGAAATGGATGATGACTTCATCCGCGCGCTCGAATATGGCATGCCGCCTACCGGCGGTCTCGGGATCGGTATTGACCGTCTCATTATGCTGCTGACCAATGCGCCGTCCATCCGCGACGTATTGCTGTTCCCTCATATGCGGGACGAAAAATAA